One genomic window of Micromonospora sp. WMMD1128 includes the following:
- a CDS encoding cytochrome c oxidase subunit 4, giving the protein MKTEWKIFLTIAGFLLGATILYGAWTHGEGGNVEWVGTVALLLSFLLCAMCGGFFWFVSRRIDLRPEDRPDGEIADGAGEIGFFSPGSYWPFGLALAAAIAGLGLVFWQFWLLGLGLVAVVFAACGLLFEYYSGTRRTAEH; this is encoded by the coding sequence ATGAAGACCGAGTGGAAGATCTTTCTGACCATCGCCGGGTTCCTCCTCGGCGCCACCATCCTCTACGGCGCGTGGACGCACGGCGAGGGCGGCAACGTCGAGTGGGTCGGCACCGTCGCCCTGCTGCTGTCCTTCCTGCTGTGCGCGATGTGCGGCGGCTTCTTCTGGTTCGTCTCCCGCCGGATCGACCTGCGTCCGGAAGACCGGCCGGACGGCGAGATCGCCGACGGCGCCGGTGAGATCGGCTTCTTCAGCCCGGGCAGCTACTGGCCGTTCGGCCTGGCCCTGGCCGCCGCGATCGCCGGCCTGGGGCTCGTGTTCTGGCAGTTCTGGCTGCTGGGGCTGGGCCTGGTAGCGGTGGTCTTCGCCGCGTGCGGGCTCCTCTTCGAGTACTACTCCGGCACCCGCCGCACCGCCGAGCACTGA
- a CDS encoding ATP-binding protein, producing MSEAVGPVLVVFAGLPGVGKSTLAAQVGVALRAPVLPVDPVERALARHGPVGDGLGMAAYDAVAGLAEVQLGLGLSVVIDAVNPVAGARGLWHDLAERAGVPLRLIEVHCGDEAEHRRRIEARPPAEHGTVTWEQTLVRRAEYEPLIGPRLVVDTAVATDPLPGILAYLT from the coding sequence GTGAGCGAGGCGGTCGGGCCGGTGCTCGTCGTCTTCGCCGGGCTGCCCGGTGTGGGCAAGAGCACGCTGGCCGCCCAGGTCGGCGTCGCGCTGCGCGCCCCGGTCCTGCCGGTCGACCCGGTCGAGCGGGCCCTGGCCCGGCACGGCCCGGTCGGTGACGGGCTCGGGATGGCCGCGTACGACGCGGTCGCCGGGCTCGCCGAGGTGCAGCTCGGCCTGGGGTTGAGTGTGGTGATCGATGCGGTGAACCCGGTGGCCGGTGCCCGTGGCCTCTGGCACGACCTGGCCGAGCGGGCCGGCGTGCCGCTGCGGTTGATCGAGGTGCACTGCGGGGACGAGGCGGAGCACCGGCGCCGGATCGAGGCCCGCCCGCCCGCCGAGCACGGGACCGTGACCTGGGAGCAGACGCTTGTGCGCCGGGCCGAATACGAGCCGCTGATCGGCCCACGTCTGGTGGTCGACACCGCCGTGGCGACCGACCCCCTCCCCGGCATCCTCGCGTACCTCACCTGA
- a CDS encoding carbohydrate kinase family protein, translating to MKIAVTGSIATDHLMSFPGRFADQLIADQLDKVSLSFLVDELVLRRGGTAANIAFGMAQLGLRPVLLGAVGADFADYRSWLERHGVDCDSVHVSDVAHTARFVCTTDTDMCQIASFYAGAMSEARNIELRPVAQRLGGLDLVLVSANDPAAMIRHSGECRDRGYPFVADPSQQLARMDGADVLGLVDGAEYLMTNEYEKSLLLSKAGLTDEQLLDRVKVRVTTLGKQGVEIAGREIGVVRVPIAREIQAVDPTGVGDGFRAGFFAALGWGVGLERAAQVGCLLATLVLENFGGQEYEVRRDLFVKRLAESYGDAAAEDVRPHLR from the coding sequence ATGAAGATCGCCGTAACCGGCTCGATCGCGACCGACCACCTCATGAGCTTCCCCGGCCGCTTCGCCGACCAGCTCATCGCCGACCAGCTCGACAAGGTCTCGCTGTCCTTCCTCGTCGACGAGTTGGTGCTGCGGCGCGGTGGCACGGCCGCCAACATCGCGTTCGGCATGGCCCAGCTCGGGCTGCGGCCGGTGCTGCTCGGCGCCGTCGGCGCGGACTTCGCCGACTACCGCTCCTGGCTGGAGCGGCACGGCGTCGACTGCGACTCGGTGCACGTCAGCGACGTGGCGCACACGGCCCGCTTCGTCTGCACCACCGACACCGACATGTGCCAGATCGCCTCCTTCTACGCCGGGGCGATGAGCGAGGCCCGCAACATCGAGCTGCGCCCGGTGGCGCAGCGCCTCGGCGGTCTCGACCTGGTGCTGGTGAGCGCCAACGACCCGGCGGCCATGATCCGGCACTCCGGCGAGTGCCGGGACCGGGGTTACCCGTTCGTCGCCGACCCGTCGCAGCAGCTCGCCCGGATGGACGGCGCGGACGTGCTCGGTCTGGTCGACGGCGCGGAATACCTGATGACCAACGAGTACGAGAAGTCGCTGCTGCTGAGCAAGGCCGGCCTGACCGACGAGCAACTGCTGGACCGGGTGAAGGTGCGGGTCACCACGCTCGGCAAGCAGGGCGTGGAGATCGCCGGCCGGGAGATCGGCGTCGTCCGGGTGCCGATCGCGCGGGAGATCCAGGCGGTCGACCCGACCGGCGTGGGCGACGGCTTCCGCGCCGGTTTCTTCGCCGCGCTCGGCTGGGGGGTCGGGCTGGAGCGCGCGGCCCAGGTCGGTTGCCTGCTCGCCACCCTGGTGCTGGAGAACTTCGGCGGTCAGGAGTACGAGGTCCGCCGGGACCTGTTCGTGAAGCGGCTCGCCGAGTCGTACGGGGACGCGGCCGCCGAGGACGTCCGGCCGCACCTGCGGTGA
- the nadA gene encoding quinolinate synthase NadA: MTSTWVEPSNTATALLLLGRGSDPATERGVECPGDLPAPSDPDLVARAAAAKAALGTKVFVLGHHYQRDEVIQFADVTGDSFKLAREAAARPDAEYIVFCGVHFMAESADILTSDAQKVILPDLAAGCSMADMAVLSQVETAWDTLTDLGVAADTVPVTYMNSSADIKGFVGRHGGVVCTSSNAKRALDWAFEQGRKVLFLPDQHLGRNTAVLEMGFSLDDCVLYDPHKPGGGLTPEQVRDAKMILWRGHCSVHGRFTLDSVNDVRARVPGVNVLVHPECRHEVVTAADLVGSTEFIIKTIEAAPAGSAWAVGTELNLVRRLALAHPDKQVMFLDRAVCYCSTMNRIDLPHLVWALEELVAGRVANQITVDPDTAGHARAALDQMLALPGA; this comes from the coding sequence GTGACGTCGACCTGGGTTGAGCCCTCCAACACCGCCACTGCGCTGCTGCTCCTCGGCCGCGGCAGCGACCCCGCCACCGAGCGTGGCGTGGAGTGTCCGGGTGACCTCCCCGCGCCGAGCGACCCCGACCTGGTGGCCCGCGCGGCGGCGGCGAAGGCCGCGCTCGGCACGAAGGTGTTCGTGCTGGGCCACCACTACCAGCGCGACGAGGTGATCCAGTTCGCCGACGTGACGGGCGACTCGTTCAAGCTGGCCCGGGAGGCGGCGGCCCGCCCGGACGCGGAATACATCGTCTTCTGCGGCGTGCACTTCATGGCAGAGAGCGCGGACATCCTCACCTCGGACGCGCAGAAGGTGATCCTGCCCGACCTGGCCGCCGGCTGCTCGATGGCCGACATGGCGGTCCTGTCGCAGGTCGAGACCGCCTGGGACACGTTGACCGACCTGGGCGTCGCGGCGGACACCGTCCCGGTGACGTACATGAACTCCTCCGCCGACATCAAGGGCTTCGTCGGCCGGCACGGCGGGGTGGTCTGCACCTCGTCCAACGCCAAGCGGGCCCTGGACTGGGCGTTCGAGCAGGGCCGCAAGGTGCTGTTCCTGCCCGACCAGCACCTGGGCCGCAACACGGCGGTGCTGGAGATGGGCTTCTCGCTCGACGACTGTGTGCTCTACGACCCGCACAAGCCGGGCGGCGGGCTCACCCCGGAGCAGGTGCGCGACGCGAAGATGATCCTGTGGCGGGGGCACTGCTCGGTGCACGGCCGCTTCACCCTCGACAGCGTCAACGACGTGCGGGCGCGGGTGCCCGGCGTCAACGTCCTGGTGCACCCGGAGTGCCGGCACGAGGTCGTCACCGCCGCCGATCTGGTGGGGTCGACCGAGTTCATCATCAAGACCATCGAGGCGGCCCCGGCCGGCTCGGCGTGGGCCGTGGGCACCGAGCTGAACCTGGTCCGCCGGCTGGCGCTGGCCCACCCGGACAAGCAGGTCATGTTTCTCGACCGGGCGGTCTGCTACTGCTCGACCATGAACCGGATCGACCTGCCGCACCTGGTCTGGGCGCTTGAGGAACTGGTCGCCGGCCGGGTGGCCAACCAGATCACGGTCGATCCCGACACCGCCGGACACGCCCGGGCGGCGCTGGACCAGATGCTCGCCCTGCCGGGCGCTTGA
- the erpA gene encoding iron-sulfur cluster insertion protein ErpA, whose product MTTPAQTESTEATPAPSTVVLTDVAAQKVKALIEQEGRDDLRLRVAVQPGGCSGLRYQLFFDERSLDGDVVTDFGGVEVVVDRMSAPYLTGATIDFADRIDAQGFTIDNPNAGNSCACGDSFS is encoded by the coding sequence GTGACCACGCCAGCGCAGACCGAGTCGACCGAGGCCACGCCGGCCCCCAGCACCGTCGTCCTGACCGACGTCGCGGCGCAGAAGGTCAAGGCCCTGATCGAGCAGGAGGGCCGCGACGACCTGCGGCTCCGGGTCGCCGTGCAGCCGGGTGGCTGCTCCGGCCTGCGGTACCAGCTCTTCTTCGACGAGCGGTCGCTCGACGGTGACGTCGTCACCGACTTCGGCGGTGTCGAGGTCGTCGTCGACCGGATGAGCGCCCCCTACCTGACCGGCGCCACCATCGACTTCGCCGACCGGATCGACGCCCAGGGCTTCACCATCGACAACCCGAACGCCGGCAACTCCTGCGCCTGCGGCGACTCGTTCAGCTGA
- the coxB gene encoding cytochrome c oxidase subunit II codes for MVARSSEVRPSAVRHSASPGAGGRRRGAGRIAGLGLGGAALLVALTGCDVGKTFGGFGWPQGGITPESNRMYDLWIASCIAALAVGVFVWGLIFWCVIRYRKRGNELPVQTRYNLPMEFLYTIAPILVVSVLFYYTAVVQTDVVNESKNPDVTVEVVAFKWNWQFNYRDGQGRDANTVASVLGTSEVIPVLVLPSGRSIRFEEQSRDVIHSFWVPELLFKRDVMPGNIRNSFEVSSIDQEGAFVGRCAELCGSYHAFMNFELRVVSPDKYEQFLAAKKGGSSTQDALKAIGVDEYATTTKPFDTRRNTANFNPSDATAGAGS; via the coding sequence GTGGTCGCAAGGAGTTCGGAGGTACGGCCGTCGGCCGTACGGCACAGCGCTTCCCCGGGGGCCGGTGGGCGTCGGCGTGGTGCTGGGCGGATCGCCGGGCTCGGTCTCGGCGGAGCGGCGCTGCTTGTCGCGCTCACCGGCTGTGACGTCGGCAAGACCTTCGGCGGCTTCGGCTGGCCGCAGGGTGGCATCACGCCCGAGTCGAACCGGATGTACGACCTGTGGATCGCCTCCTGCATCGCGGCGCTCGCGGTCGGCGTGTTCGTCTGGGGCCTGATCTTCTGGTGCGTGATCCGCTACCGCAAGCGCGGCAACGAGCTGCCGGTGCAGACCCGTTACAACCTGCCGATGGAGTTCCTCTACACCATCGCGCCGATCCTCGTGGTCTCCGTGCTCTTCTACTACACGGCGGTCGTGCAGACCGATGTGGTGAACGAGTCGAAGAACCCCGACGTCACCGTCGAGGTCGTCGCCTTCAAGTGGAACTGGCAGTTCAACTACCGCGACGGACAGGGCCGCGACGCCAACACCGTCGCCTCGGTGCTGGGCACCAGCGAGGTCATCCCGGTGCTGGTGCTGCCGAGCGGCCGGTCGATCCGGTTCGAGGAGCAGAGCCGCGACGTCATCCACTCGTTCTGGGTGCCGGAGCTGCTGTTCAAGCGCGACGTGATGCCGGGCAACATCCGGAACTCCTTCGAGGTCTCCAGCATCGACCAGGAGGGCGCGTTCGTCGGCCGCTGCGCCGAGCTGTGCGGCAGCTACCACGCGTTCATGAACTTCGAGCTGCGGGTCGTCTCGCCGGACAAGTACGAGCAGTTCCTGGCCGCCAAGAAGGGCGGCAGCTCGACCCAGGACGCGCTCAAGGCGATCGGCGTGGACGAGTACGCCACCACCACGAAGCCCTTCGACACGCGGCGCAACACCGCCAACTTCAACCCGTCCGACGCGACGGCCGGCGCGGGAAGCTGA
- a CDS encoding sulfurtransferase TusA family protein has product MSEPDEVLDCRGQRCPLPVINLARRLPGLPTGSVVRVLADDPAAAVDIPAFCRMRGHEFLAAHPNAGPAYDVRVQGGAPA; this is encoded by the coding sequence GTGAGCGAGCCGGACGAGGTGCTCGACTGCCGTGGCCAGCGCTGCCCGCTGCCCGTGATCAACCTCGCCCGGCGGCTGCCCGGCCTGCCAACCGGGTCGGTGGTCCGGGTGCTGGCCGACGACCCGGCCGCGGCGGTGGACATCCCGGCCTTCTGCCGGATGCGCGGCCACGAGTTCCTCGCCGCCCACCCGAACGCCGGCCCCGCCTACGACGTGCGGGTGCAAGGCGGGGCCCCCGCTTAA
- the murA gene encoding UDP-N-acetylglucosamine 1-carboxyvinyltransferase, producing MQTLTYTAVPNALEVALTDDVLVVHGGTPLEGRIRVRGAKNLVSKAMVAALLGDTPSRLFDVPRIRDVEVVRGLLGLHGVKVTDGTEDGELVFDPSNVESASTDQINVHAGSSRIPILFCGPLLHRLGHAFIPDLGGCHIGPRPIDFHLQALREFGATVDKTPEGLHLSAPNGLHGTKFALPYPSVGATEQVLLTAVMAEGVTELRNAAVEPEIIDLICILQKMGAIIKVHTDRVIEIQGVKQLHGYTHRPIPDRIEAASWAAAALATRGHVEVLGAQQADMMTFLNIFRSVGGEYEVTDARPPKLGDPGQEGGIRFWHPGGELNAVALETDVHPGFMTDWQQPLVVALTQARGLSIVHETVYEQRLGYTEALNTMGANIQVYRDCLGGTPCRFGRRNFKHSAVIAGPSKLHAADLIIPDLRAGFSHLIAALAAEGTSRVYGVDLINRGYEDFEAKLADLGAHVERP from the coding sequence TTGCAGACCCTCACCTACACGGCAGTACCCAACGCGCTGGAGGTTGCGTTGACCGACGACGTCCTGGTCGTACACGGAGGCACTCCGCTCGAAGGGCGGATCCGCGTGCGCGGCGCGAAGAACCTCGTGTCCAAGGCGATGGTCGCCGCCCTGCTCGGCGACACACCCAGCCGGCTGTTCGACGTGCCGCGGATCCGCGACGTCGAGGTGGTCCGCGGGCTGCTCGGCCTGCACGGGGTGAAGGTGACCGACGGCACGGAGGACGGCGAGCTGGTCTTCGACCCGTCGAACGTCGAGAGCGCCAGCACCGATCAGATCAACGTGCACGCCGGGTCCAGCCGGATCCCGATCCTGTTCTGCGGCCCGCTGCTGCACCGCCTCGGCCACGCCTTCATCCCCGACCTGGGCGGCTGCCACATCGGCCCCCGCCCGATCGACTTCCACCTCCAGGCGCTGCGCGAGTTCGGCGCGACTGTCGACAAGACCCCCGAGGGCCTGCACCTGTCCGCGCCGAACGGGCTGCACGGCACCAAGTTCGCGCTGCCGTACCCGAGCGTGGGCGCCACCGAGCAGGTGCTGCTCACCGCCGTGATGGCCGAGGGCGTCACCGAGCTGCGCAACGCGGCCGTCGAGCCGGAGATCATCGACCTGATCTGCATCCTGCAGAAGATGGGCGCGATCATCAAGGTCCACACCGACCGGGTGATCGAGATCCAGGGCGTCAAGCAGCTGCACGGCTACACCCACCGGCCGATCCCGGACCGGATCGAGGCGGCGAGCTGGGCGGCGGCGGCGCTGGCGACCCGCGGCCACGTCGAGGTGCTCGGCGCGCAGCAGGCCGACATGATGACCTTCCTGAACATCTTCCGGTCGGTCGGCGGCGAGTACGAGGTCACCGACGCCCGGCCGCCGAAGCTCGGCGATCCGGGCCAGGAGGGCGGCATCCGGTTCTGGCACCCGGGCGGTGAGCTGAACGCGGTGGCCCTGGAGACCGACGTGCACCCCGGTTTCATGACCGACTGGCAGCAGCCGCTCGTGGTCGCGCTCACCCAGGCCCGGGGCCTGTCGATCGTCCACGAGACGGTCTACGAGCAGCGGCTCGGCTACACCGAGGCGTTGAACACGATGGGCGCCAACATCCAGGTCTACCGGGACTGCCTCGGCGGCACCCCGTGCCGCTTCGGCCGGCGCAACTTCAAGCACTCCGCGGTGATCGCCGGCCCGAGCAAGCTGCACGCGGCCGACCTGATCATCCCGGACCTGCGGGCCGGGTTCAGCCACCTCATCGCGGCCCTGGCCGCCGAGGGCACCTCCCGGGTGTACGGCGTGGACCTGATCAACCGGGGCTACGAGGACTTCGAGGCGAAACTGGCCGACCTCGGCGCGCACGTCGAGCGCCCCTGA
- a CDS encoding glycerate kinase — MWPATLLGMRVLLCPDKFAGTLSAPEVAASVAEGWRSVAPGDELLVKPLADGGPGFVAVLAGALGGRRIPVPTVDPLGRPAAGEILLTDDGVGYVESAQACGLHLLSATERDPKATTSYGLGLLVTAAVEVGARTVVIGLGGSATNDGGAGMLVPLGVTGLDAAGRALPYGGAALAGVAALDGVPRLRGAALVAATDVDNPLLGLHGASNVFGPQKGADRADVLLLDAALERWADVLAELPDCPPGLGALPGGGAAGGLGAAVLALGGRCESGIGLVTRAVGLDAALDAADLVVTGEGSFDHQSLRCKVVAGVAGSARDRGVPCVVLAGRVSTGRREAAAAGVTEAYSLVEHFGGEERGGVAAAMERPAEGLRALGARLAGQWSR; from the coding sequence ATGTGGCCTGCCACACTGCTCGGCATGCGCGTGCTGCTCTGCCCGGACAAGTTCGCCGGCACGCTGTCGGCCCCCGAGGTGGCCGCCTCGGTGGCCGAGGGCTGGCGAAGCGTCGCACCCGGTGACGAACTGCTGGTGAAGCCACTCGCCGACGGCGGCCCCGGCTTCGTCGCGGTGCTCGCCGGGGCGCTCGGCGGGCGGCGGATCCCGGTGCCCACGGTCGACCCGCTCGGCCGGCCCGCCGCCGGTGAGATCCTCCTCACCGACGACGGGGTGGGGTACGTGGAGAGCGCGCAGGCGTGCGGCCTGCACCTGCTGTCCGCAACGGAACGCGACCCGAAGGCGACCACCTCGTACGGGCTGGGGCTGCTGGTCACCGCCGCGGTCGAGGTGGGCGCGCGGACCGTGGTGATCGGGCTGGGCGGCTCCGCCACCAACGACGGCGGCGCCGGGATGCTCGTCCCGCTCGGCGTCACCGGCCTCGACGCCGCCGGCCGGGCGCTGCCGTACGGCGGGGCGGCGCTGGCCGGGGTGGCCGCGCTCGACGGCGTACCCCGGTTGCGTGGCGCGGCGCTCGTCGCCGCCACCGACGTGGACAACCCGCTGCTCGGCCTGCACGGCGCCAGCAACGTCTTCGGGCCGCAGAAGGGCGCCGACCGGGCGGACGTGCTGCTGCTGGACGCCGCGCTGGAACGGTGGGCGGACGTTCTCGCCGAGCTGCCCGACTGCCCGCCGGGGCTCGGCGCGCTGCCCGGCGGTGGCGCGGCCGGCGGTCTCGGCGCGGCGGTGCTGGCGCTCGGCGGCCGGTGTGAATCGGGCATCGGGCTGGTCACCCGGGCGGTCGGCCTGGACGCCGCGCTTGACGCCGCCGACCTGGTGGTCACCGGGGAGGGTTCCTTCGATCACCAGTCGCTGCGCTGCAAGGTGGTCGCCGGGGTGGCCGGGTCCGCCCGCGACCGCGGCGTGCCCTGTGTGGTGCTGGCGGGACGGGTGAGCACCGGCCGGCGGGAGGCCGCCGCGGCCGGCGTCACCGAGGCGTACAGCCTGGTCGAGCACTTCGGCGGCGAGGAACGCGGGGGAGTGGCGGCGGCGATGGAACGGCCCGCCGAGGGGCTGCGGGCGCTCGGCGCCCGCCTGGCCGGCCAGTGGAGCCGCTGA
- a CDS encoding ATP-binding cassette domain-containing protein, translating into MSVIEMDGLRKEFTVRVRAGRLRREKRSLTAVDGVDLRVERGEMLGYIGPNGAGKSTTLKMLTGVLTPSAGRARVCGLRPVADRTRLALRIGVVFGQRSQLWWDLPLRDSFDLLRHIYRVPAGEHAARLTRCRSLLDLDEFLDIPVRQLSLGQRMRGELTAALLHGPEVLFLDEPTIGLDVVSKQAVRGFLADLGGVGDTTLVLTTHDLADIERLCRRLVVIDHGRVVHDGSIAELHHRHGSRRMVVAELESALPEPPVLPGAPLLRTEADGRRLVFALEQASVAEVVAALAGLTTLRDISIVEPDIEEVVARLYRSERRGPLLTPGV; encoded by the coding sequence ATGAGCGTCATCGAGATGGACGGGCTGCGCAAGGAGTTCACGGTCCGGGTCCGGGCCGGGCGGCTGCGCCGCGAGAAGCGGAGCTTGACCGCCGTCGACGGCGTCGACCTGCGGGTGGAGCGCGGCGAGATGCTCGGCTACATCGGCCCGAACGGCGCCGGGAAGTCGACCACGCTGAAGATGCTCACCGGCGTGCTGACGCCGTCGGCCGGGCGGGCGCGGGTCTGCGGGCTGCGGCCGGTGGCTGACCGGACCCGGCTGGCGCTGCGCATCGGGGTGGTCTTCGGGCAGCGGTCCCAGCTCTGGTGGGACCTGCCGCTGCGGGACTCGTTCGACCTGCTGCGGCACATCTACCGGGTGCCGGCCGGCGAGCACGCCGCCCGGCTGACCCGCTGCCGGAGCCTGCTCGACCTGGACGAGTTCCTGGACATCCCGGTCCGGCAGCTCTCCCTCGGCCAGCGAATGCGCGGCGAGTTGACCGCCGCGCTGCTGCACGGCCCGGAGGTGCTCTTCCTGGACGAGCCGACGATCGGGCTGGACGTGGTCAGCAAACAGGCGGTCCGCGGTTTCCTGGCCGACCTGGGCGGGGTCGGTGACACCACCCTCGTGCTCACCACGCACGACCTGGCCGACATCGAACGGCTCTGCCGGCGGCTGGTGGTGATCGACCACGGGCGGGTGGTGCACGACGGCTCGATCGCCGAGCTGCACCACCGGCACGGCTCGCGCCGGATGGTCGTCGCCGAGTTGGAGTCCGCGTTGCCCGAGCCGCCGGTGCTGCCCGGCGCGCCGCTGCTGCGGACGGAGGCGGACGGGCGGCGGCTGGTCTTCGCGCTGGAACAGGCGAGCGTCGCCGAGGTGGTGGCGGCGCTCGCCGGCCTGACCACGTTGCGCGACATCTCGATCGTCGAGCCGGACATCGAGGAGGTCGTCGCCCGCCTCTACCGCAGTGAAAGGAGGGGGCCCCTGTTAACGCCTGGCGTATAG
- a CDS encoding aminotransferase class V-fold PLP-dependent enzyme gives MSDSPVYLDAATAAPLHPVARQAMLAALDDGWADPARLYAPARRARQLLDAAREAAAQTLGVRADELSFTPSGTAAAHAAVLGGLAGRRRAGTTLAHSAIEHSAVLHAAARHVAGGGAAVSVPVDRSGRLDLDAWAAAVAAPGVALAALIGASHEVGTVQPVPAAAELCAEAGVPLYVDAAQLVGRAPLPSGWSVLTGSAHKWGGPPGVGLLVVRKGTRWESPYPADERESGRTPGVVNLPAVVAAAASLRAAAADAATEAARLTPLVDRIRARVAAEVPDVEVVGDPVDRLPHLVTFSCLYVDGEALLHALDRRGFAVSSGSSCTSSTLRPSHVLEAMGVLSHGNVRVSLHRETTEADVERFLAELPGIVADLRAEAGVTNL, from the coding sequence ATGAGTGACTCGCCGGTCTACCTGGACGCCGCCACCGCCGCACCGCTCCACCCGGTCGCGCGGCAGGCGATGCTGGCCGCCCTGGACGACGGCTGGGCGGACCCGGCCCGGCTCTACGCGCCGGCCCGCCGGGCCCGCCAGCTCCTCGACGCCGCCCGGGAGGCCGCCGCGCAGACCCTCGGCGTCCGCGCCGACGAGCTGTCCTTCACCCCCAGCGGTACGGCCGCCGCGCACGCCGCCGTGCTGGGTGGCCTGGCCGGGCGACGCCGGGCCGGTACGACGCTCGCGCACTCGGCGATCGAACACTCGGCGGTGCTGCACGCCGCGGCGCGGCACGTCGCCGGCGGCGGCGCGGCGGTCTCCGTACCGGTGGACCGGTCCGGCCGGCTGGACCTGGACGCCTGGGCGGCGGCGGTGGCCGCGCCCGGGGTGGCCCTCGCGGCGCTGATCGGGGCCAGCCACGAGGTGGGCACGGTGCAGCCGGTGCCGGCCGCGGCGGAACTCTGCGCCGAGGCGGGGGTGCCGCTGTACGTGGACGCGGCGCAGCTCGTCGGCCGGGCGCCGCTGCCGTCGGGCTGGTCGGTGCTCACCGGCAGCGCGCACAAGTGGGGTGGGCCGCCCGGCGTCGGCCTGCTCGTGGTGCGCAAGGGCACCCGGTGGGAGTCGCCGTACCCGGCCGACGAGCGGGAGTCGGGGCGTACCCCGGGGGTGGTGAACCTGCCGGCGGTGGTGGCCGCGGCGGCGAGCCTGCGCGCGGCGGCGGCCGACGCCGCCACCGAGGCGGCCCGGTTGACGCCGTTGGTGGACCGGATCCGGGCCCGGGTGGCGGCGGAGGTGCCGGACGTGGAGGTGGTCGGCGACCCGGTGGACCGGCTCCCGCACCTGGTGACGTTCTCCTGCCTGTACGTGGACGGTGAGGCGCTGCTGCACGCGCTGGACCGGCGCGGCTTCGCGGTCTCCTCCGGCTCGTCCTGCACCTCGTCGACGCTGCGCCCGTCGCACGTGCTGGAGGCGATGGGGGTGCTGTCGCACGGCAACGTGCGGGTGTCGCTGCACCGGGAGACCACCGAGGCGGACGTGGAGCGGTTCCTGGCCGAGCTGCCCGGGATCGTCGCGGACCTGCGGGCCGAGGCGGGGGTGACGAACCTGTGA
- a CDS encoding DUF3043 domain-containing protein, which translates to MPSLFRRKPADLVEESVTPVTTDEESAAARPRGYTPSKKELGVTTPKRPAAGRRPTAPARPLTKEEAREQRRTARAESAAEFRREGGPRDRGPERLLARNVVDSRRTVGTWFFGGALIVLVGSNQAMPPIVRLLSNLLWGALALGVLIDSVLITRKIKKLVRERFPRSTEKLGSLYFYAIMRSITFRKMRAPAPRVAIGDQV; encoded by the coding sequence GTGCCGTCGCTGTTTCGTCGCAAGCCCGCCGACCTCGTCGAGGAGTCCGTCACCCCGGTGACGACCGACGAGGAGTCCGCCGCCGCCCGTCCTCGGGGCTACACGCCGAGCAAGAAGGAGCTCGGGGTGACCACCCCGAAGCGCCCGGCCGCCGGCCGCCGGCCGACCGCCCCGGCCCGCCCGCTGACCAAGGAGGAGGCCCGGGAGCAGCGCCGCACGGCACGCGCCGAGTCCGCCGCCGAGTTCCGGCGCGAGGGCGGCCCGCGTGACCGGGGCCCGGAGCGCCTGCTGGCCCGCAACGTGGTCGACTCCCGGCGTACGGTCGGCACCTGGTTCTTCGGCGGCGCGCTGATCGTGCTGGTCGGGTCCAACCAGGCCATGCCGCCGATCGTGCGGCTGCTGTCCAACCTGCTGTGGGGCGCGCTGGCCCTCGGCGTGCTGATCGACTCGGTGCTGATCACCCGGAAGATCAAGAAGCTGGTCCGCGAGCGCTTCCCCAGAAGCACCGAGAAGCTGGGCTCGCTCTACTTCTACGCGATCATGCGGTCGATCACGTTCCGCAAGATGCGCGCTCCCGCCCCCCGGGTCGCCATCGGCGACCAGGTCTGA